The following are encoded together in the Triticum dicoccoides isolate Atlit2015 ecotype Zavitan chromosome 6B, WEW_v2.0, whole genome shotgun sequence genome:
- the LOC119321156 gene encoding calmodulin-binding receptor-like cytoplasmic kinase 2 yields the protein MDVVAPLSSSINRASTSPPGSLAGAVDVAAACVWDMDGRDHRRRLSASGSGRRERLGPAPSPAWSQQLSVGSGRAKSLFRSIGVWFSSLSTPSSPTSAKKKRSKQTPTPAPAHDDAIKKPPSFGYGTGRALMLRGGAGGGGGLYGGGRRRSLSQTTQQQYQFQSSVFTMEEILKATSNFSPALKIGQGGFGAVYKGVLPDGTVVAVKRAKQRMQNPHVDVEFRSEVKIMARIEHQSLVRFYGYLEQGEERVVVIEHVPNGTLREHLDRRHGRFLELAARLDVAIDVAHAVTYLHMYSDHPIIHRDIKSSNILLTASLRAKVADFGFARLGAGGLGHGEGGGGGARHVSTQVKGTAGYLDPEYLKTCQLTDRSDVYSFGVLLVEMVSGRRPIEPKREMKERLTARWAMRKLVEGKAAEEVLDPCLLRTGAAATAVEAVLELAFRCMGPVRDERPSMDDCCRSLWAVRKTYRDTVSAMAAAADAFSDRASSSSASTGTSTTGDFCRM from the exons ATGGACGTGGTCGCGCCCTTGTCCTCTTCTATAAACCGCGCGTCGACTTCGCCGCCCGGCTCGCTGGCTGGAGCTGTGGATGTAGCTGCGGCCTGTGTGTGGGACATGGACGGACGCGACCACCGTAGGAGGCTGTCGGCGTCGGGGTCCGGCCGGCGGGAGCGGCTCGGGCCGGCGCCCAGCCCCGCGTGGTCGCAGCAGCTCTCCGTCGGCAGCGGCCGGGCCAAGTCGCTGTTCCGGTCCATCGGCGTCTGGTTCAGCTCCCTCTCCACCCCCTCGTCTCCCACCTCCGCCAAGAAGAAGAGGTCCAAGCAGACGCCGACGCCGGCGCCGGCGCATGACGACGCGATCAAGAAGCCGCCTT CGTTCGGCTACGGCACCGGGCGGGCGTTGATGCTCcggggaggagcgggaggaggaggagggctgtacggcggcgggaggcggaggagcttaTCGCAGACGACGCAGCAGCAGTACCAGTTCCAGAGCTCGGTGTTCACCATGGAGGAGATCCTCAAGGCCACCAGCAACTTCTCGCCGGCGCTCAAGATCGGGCAGGGCGGCTTCGGCGCCGTGTACAAGGGCGTGCTCCCGGACGGCACGGTGGTGGCGGTGAAGCGCGCCAAGCAGCGGATGCAGAACCCGCACGTGGACGTGGAGTTCCGGAGCGAGGTCAAGATCATGGCGCGCATCGAGCACCAGAGCCTCGTGCGCTTCTACGGCTACCTGGAGCAGGGCGAGGAGCGGGTGGTGGTCATCGAGCACGTCCCCAACGGCACCCTCCGCGAGCACCTCGACCGCCGCCACGGCCGCTTCCTCGAGCTCGCCGCCCGCCTCGACGTCGCCatcgacgtcgcgcacgccgtcacgTACCTGCACATGTACTCCGACCACCCCATCATCCACCGCGACATCAAGTCGTCCAACATCCTGCTCACCGCCTCGCTGCGCGCCAAGGTGGCCGACTTCGGCTTCGCGCGCCTCGGCGCCGGCGGCCTCGGgcacggcgagggcggcggcgggggagcGAGGCACGTGTCGACGCAGGTCAAGGGCACCGCGGGGTACCTCGACCCGGAGTACCTCAAGACGTGCCAGCTCACGGACCGGAGCGACGTCTACTCCTTCGGCGTCCTCCTCGTCGAGATGGTGTCCGGGCGCCGCCCCATCgagcccaagcgggagatgaaggagCGGCTGACGGCGCGGTGGGCGATGCGGAAGCTCGTCGAGGGGAAGGCGGCAGAGGAGGTGCTGGACCCGTGCCTGCTGCGGACCGGCGCGGCGGCCACGGCCGTGGAGGCCGTGCTGGAGCTGGCGTTCCGGTGCATGGGGCCCGTCCGCGACGAGAGGCCCAGCATGGACGACTGCTGCCGCTCGCTCTGGGCCGTCAGGAAGACGTACAGGGACACGGtgtccgccatggccgccgccgccgacgccttcTCCGACCGGGCCAGCTCCTCCAGCGCCAGCACCGGCACCAGCACCACCGGCGATTTCTGCCGGATGTAG
- the LOC119324838 gene encoding probable E3 ubiquitin-protein ligase RHB1A translates to MGGCCCCASRAEADRAPVHIYHQQNQEEHEPLSSAFDGSSPASAIVAVDTNLDTSTPDTYRAPPAPLPYDVSLPVTENPDLEKSDIKSKTDDQQESLKVDEYESCEKGAPEDKIEEEDVCPICLEEYDEENPRSITKCEHHFHLCCILEWMERSETCPVCDQITLIDEMYE, encoded by the exons ATGGGTGGCTGCTGCTGTTGTGCATCGAGAGCGGAAGCGGACAGAGCACCGGTTCATATCTAT CATCAGCAAAACCAAGAGGAGCATGAACCTTTATCTTCTGCCTTTGATGGATCATCTCCAGCTTCTGCTATAGTCGCAGTTGACACGAATCTGGACACATCCACGCCTGACACTTATCGGGCACCCCCTGCACCATTGCCTTATGATGTTAGTTTGCCAGTTACAGAAAACCCAG ATCTGGAGAAGTCAGATATCAAAAGCAAAACAGATGATCAGCAGGAATCTCTGAAGGTGGATGAATACGAATCATGTGAAAAAGGTGCCCCTGAAGATAAGATCGAGGAGGAGGATGTTTGCCCTATCTGCCTTGAAG AATATGATGAAGAAAATCCCCGCTCTATCACCAAATGCGAGCATCATTTCCATCTTTGTTGCATACTCGAATGGATGGAGCGAAGCGAGACTTGCCCAGTCTGTGACCAG ATAACTTTGATAGATGAGATGTATGAATAG